CCAAATTCGGAGCAAATATTGATCGCCTTCGCCAGCTCTACATGGAGGCCTTAACAGGCATGCGGGGGACCACAACGATTTATCCGGACGCAAATTTCACAATGCGTTTCTCGTATGGAAACGTAAAAGGCTATCAGTCGCGTGAATCAGAGTATCGTTCACCGTTTACTACCATGAAAGGTATGATCGAGAAAGACACCGGCGAAATTCCGTTCGATGCACCGCAAAAGCTCAAAGATCTTCAGGCTTCCAAGGACTTTGGGCGATATGGAGAAGGGGACAGCGTTGTGGTGAACTTTCTATCTACAACGGACATCATCGGTGGTAATTCGGGAAGTCCTATCTTGAACGGCAATGGCGAACAGGTAGGAATTTGCTTCGACGGCAACTTCGAAGGGCTCGGAAACGACTTCTATTATGATTACAATACTAACCGAACGATCTCGGTGGATATTCGCTATGTATTGTTCGTGACCGAAAAATTCGGGAACGCTAAATGGGTTGTCGATGAAATGAAGCTGGTAGGCGGCAAATAGCAGCCTTCCTGTCCAAATCGTCAATTGGTGAAAGACGCGAATCAGAGGCTCTGCTCTCTGATTCGCGTCTTTCACCGTTTAGACCGTTGCTCATCAATTTATTATTTGCACATTGACGTAATTAAGTGTTCTCTTTATTATAAATACCATGGACACTTTCACCGCTATTGCCGAGCCGACACGCCGGATTATTCTCGAGATGTTGGCGGCACGCGGCAAGATGCCGGCAACTGATATCTACCGCGGATTTAGAGCAAGCCCGCCGGCGATCTCGCAGCATCTGAAAGTGCTCCGTGAGGCTAATTTGGTTCGGGTTGAGAAACGTGCACAGCAGCGCATTTACTATCTCAATCCCGAACCTATGCGTGAACTCGAAAAATGGATCAAGCAATTTGCAAGCCGAATGGAAGAGCGGTTTACTGCTCTCGACGAGCTGCTCGAAAAGGAAAAGACCAAATTACACCCCAAAACGGAGAAAAAATAATGGCAAGCCAGACTGTTGTTACTGCAGAAG
The sequence above is a segment of the Acidobacteriota bacterium genome. Coding sequences within it:
- a CDS encoding winged helix-turn-helix transcriptional regulator, with the protein product MNTMDTFTAIAEPTRRIILEMLAARGKMPATDIYRGFRASPPAISQHLKVLREANLVRVEKRAQQRIYYLNPEPMRELEKWIKQFASRMEERFTALDELLEKEKTKLHPKTEKK